A single genomic interval of Helianthus annuus cultivar XRQ/B chromosome 13, HanXRQr2.0-SUNRISE, whole genome shotgun sequence harbors:
- the LOC110899333 gene encoding uncharacterized protein LOC110899333, with translation MDDFSQQFQHLKIHAFLQQFQHLKIQLEDITSATDNFNDDNCIGRGGFGKVYKGELSHSKGRSTVAIKRLDRRHGQGIPEFLKEITTLSGYRHENLISLLGFCYQGDEMILVYDYASRGSLDRYLNLPHLTWLQRLKICLDAAQGLRYLHDPRGTHQRIIHCDVKSSNILLDDNWNGKVSDFGLSKMGPANEQQSVIVTMAAGTFGYIDPLYWMTNILTKESDVYSFGIVLFEVLCGRLCCTYSNGRLQQNLVRTWIESYEEKKLNDIIFKDTAIEPLEQSALETFSDIAYRCLKESREDRPRMVEVVTELETALIYQKQFQDLKIPLEEITSATNHFNVENNYIGGGAFGKVYRGEVSHRKGRSMTAIKRIDPKYGQGIPNFLKKIRTLSCYRHENIVSLLGFCYQGDEMILVYEHVSRGSLDRYLDSPHLTWSQRLKICLDAAKGLRYLHDQQRLIHYDVKSANILLDDQWNAKVSDVGLSIMGPANEHSSVTVTVAASTPGYCDPQYAMRHTLTKKSDVYSLGVVLFEVLCGRLCYTLDSKDQVKEILVTTWIKSYEQNKLNDIIFKDLTIQPLEQSALEIFADIAYQCLKESREDRPKMAEVVAELEKSLELVNYQEFIGEWNKQCPLNYRSDVEPMKFQFKGILRNSGKTWFSVNKKGEHCEVISIAECLGSDVPSFRFSSEYNSRFAVGTCRYFSNQTLKADVKTQFLSPGITYTVNLVFKFAYVPKERRCEDISLKYRLQGERESSISYLAYEREDGWWACELFQFTTDHRTLDLQILFEEYYNEDSLRVEGIEFLPLEIVEHVDDSQTISDSDSDSDANWEEKLPTDYADIMKLSKKRLWWRTEREVYSIMFRGFLIRDDKRKRSIWFSLDKTGKKCHMLSAALILRWGPNGQTFSTKQSRFGKAVWCYYSKINISTKLESQLISSETTYACYLVYKLPEDQSRFEVPVKVEDKQCDSGDKFWYIYLKGTPQIPVIRPKAGQNTHNPLNRPKIKGPPQQRNDGWIDVKIWEFQAATTVFMDLDLKLCDNKSFGGLIMEGIEFRPI, from the exons ATGGATGATTTCtcgcagcagtttcaacatcttAAAATCCATGCTTTCttgcagcagtttcaacatcttAAAATCCAACTAGAAGATATAACATCAGCCACCGACAACTTCAACGATGACAACTGTATTGGACGTGGTGGTTTTGGAAAAGTTTATAAAGGAGAGCTGTCTCACTCTAAGGGACGAAGCACAGTTGCTATCAAGCGTCTGGATCGGAGGCATGGACAAGGAATACCCGAGTTCTTGAAAGAGATCACAACGCTTTCCGGTTACCGCCATGAAAATCTCATCTCTCTtctgggattttgttaccaagggGATGAGATGATCCTGGTATATGACTACGCATCTCGTGGAAGCCTTGACCGCTATTTAAATTTACCCCATCTTACGTGGTTACAGCGTCTCAAGATATGCCTCGATGCCGCACAGGGGCTGAGGTACCTTCATGATCCAAGGGGGACACACCAAAGAATTATCCACTGTGATGTAAAAAGCTCCAACATCCTTCTCGATGACAACTGGAATGGTAAAGTCTCTGACTTTGGATTATCAAAAATGGGTCCCGCAAACGAGCAGCAGTCGGTTATTGTCACCATGGCAGCAGGTACCTTTGGGTACATTGATCCACTATATTGGATGACAAACATCCTAACAAAAGAGTCGGATGTATACTCTTTTGGTATAGTCTTATTCGAAGTTTTATGTGGGAGGCTATGTTGTACATATAGCAATGGTCGTCTTCAGCAGAATTTAGTGCGCACGTGGATTGAAAGCTATGAAGAGAAGAAGTTAAATGATATCATCTTTAAAGATACGGCCATTGAACCATTGGAGCAGAGCGCTTTAGAAACTTTTTCTGACATTGCATATCGATGTTTGAAGGAATCCCGCGAAGATAGGCCAAGGATGGTTGAGGTTGTGACGGAACTTGAGACTGCACTTATATATCAGAAG CAATTCCAAGATCTTAAAATCCCGCTGGAAGAGATAACATCAGCCACCAACCACTTCAACGTTGAGAATAACTATATTGGAGGTGGGGCTTTTGGGAAGGTTTATAGAGGAGAAGTGTCTCACCGTAAGGGCCGAAGCATGACTGCTATTAAGCGTATTGACCCGAAGTATGGACAAGGAATCCCTAACTTCTTGAAAAAGATCAGGACTCTTTCCTGTTACAGGCATGAAAATATTGTCTCTCTtctgggattttgttaccaagggGATGAGATGATCCTTGTGTACGAGCATGTGTCTCGTGGAAGCCTTGACCGCTATTTGGACTCCCCTCATCTCACGTGGTCACAACGTCTCAAGATATGTTTGGATGCCGCAAAGGGGCTAAGGTACCTTCATGATCAACAAAGACTAATCCACTATGATGTAAAAAGCGCCAACATCCTACTTGATGACCAATGGAATGCTAAAGTTTCTGACGTTGGATTATCAATAATGGGCCCCGCTAATGAACATAGCTCTGTTACTGTCACAGTTGCAGCAAGTACCCCTGGGTACTGTGATCCACAGTATGCGATGAGACACACCCTAACGAAAAAGTCGGATGTATACTCTTTGGGTGTGGTCTTATTTGAAGTTTTATGTGGGAGATTATGCTATACGCTTGATAGCAAGGATCAAGTTAAGGAGATCTTAGTGACCACGTGGATTAAGAGCTATGAACAAAACAAGTTAAATGATATCATCTTCAAAGATCTGACCATTCAACCATTGGAGCAGAGCGCTTTAGAAATATTTGCAGACATTGCGTATCAATGTTTGAAGGAATCTCGTGAAGATCGGCCAAAGATGGCTGAGGTTGTGGCAGAACTTGAGAAAAGTCTAGAATTGGTCAATTATCAAGAGTTTATAGGTGAATGGAACAAACAATGTCCTCTGAACTACAGATCTGACGTTGAACCAATGAAGTTTCAGTTCAAAGGGATCCTCCGTAACAGCGGCAAAACG TGGTTTTCAGTAAATAAGAAGGGAGAACATTGTGAGGTGATATCTATTGCAGAATGTTTGGGTTCAGATGTCCCGAGTTTTAGATTCTCATCTGAATATAATTCAAG ATTTGCTGTGGGCACCTGCCGATATTTTAGTAATCAGACATTGAAAGCAGATGTAAAAACTCAGTTCTTGTCACCAGGAATCACATACACGGTCAACCTTGTGTTCAAATTTGCGTACGTACCTAAAGAGAGAAGATGTGAAGATATATCCCTCAAATACAGATTACAAGGGGAGAGAGAGAGTTCAATTTCATACCTTGCATATGAGAGAGAAGATGGATGGTGGGCATGTGAATTGTTTCAGTTTACTACTGACCACAGAACACTTGATCTTCAGATTTTGTTTGAGGAATACTATAATGAAGATTCCTTAAGAGTAGAAGGCATTGAATTTCTGCCCTTGGAGATC GTGGAACATGTAGATGACAGTCAAACCAtctcagattcagattcagattcagatgCAAATTGGGAAGAAAAATTGCCAACTGATTATGCAGACATAATGAAGTTGTCAAAAAAGAGATTGTGGTGGAGAACAGAGAGGGAAGTGTACTCAATCATGTTCAGAGGGTTCTTAATTAGAGATGACAAGAGGAAGAGAAGCATT TGGTTTTCTCTTGACAAAACTGGGAAGAAATGCCATATGCTATCAGCGGCTCTCATACTGCGTTGGGGCCCAAATGGCCAGACGTTTTCAACCAAACAATCAAG ATTTGGAAAAGCTGTTTGGTGCTATTATAGCAAAATTAATATCAGTACTAAACTCGAGTCCCAACTAATATCATCTGAAACAACATATGCATGTTACCTTGTCTACAAATTACCAGAAGATCAATCTAGATTTGAGGTGCCTGTGAAAGTGGAAGACAAACAATGTGATTCTGGAGATAAATTTTGGTATATCTATTTAAAAGGTACTCCTCAAATCCCAGTTATTAGACCAAAGGCTGGTCAAAACACCCACAACCCACTCAATAGACCCAAAATAAAAGGCCCTCCACAACAAAGGAACGATGGATGGATTGATGTGAAAATTTGGGAATTCCAAGCTGCCActacagtcttcatggatctcgaTTTGAAACTTTGTGACAATAAATCGTTTGGTGGGCTTATTATGGAAGGCATTGAGTTTAGACccatataa
- the LOC110879826 gene encoding uncharacterized protein LOC110879826 isoform X1 — protein MDISDDFVDIYEEDQPAKKLGFDAMTPKKNQICSPMKDSPKTDSGSVEIISYGQYFSPFKSEMHREVIEQFQNIEKQAKRKHALLTWKWDEVIDITQSEDSNGQKDDSKAKQQDDLESELSDTADSLDSPLKRSKIPRISKNCNDHVGWVEF, from the exons ATGGATATCTCGGATGACTTCGTGGACATTTATGAAGAAGATCAGCCTGCAAAGAAA CTGGGTTTTGATGCAATGACACCGAAGAAGAATCAAATATGCAGCCCAATGAAAGATTCTCCGAAG ACGGACAGTGGAAGTGTAGAGATCATTTCATATGGACAGTATTTTAGTCCATTCAAATCTGAAATGCATAGGGAGGTTATTGAACAG TTTCAGAACATAGAAAAGCAAGCTAAAAGAAAGCATGCGCTCCTAACTTGGAAATGGGATGAGGTCATTGATATTACCCAAAGTGAAGATTCGAATGGTCAGAAAGATGATTCTAAGGCAAAACAACAAGATGATTTGGAGTCTGAGTTAAGTGATACAGCAGACTCTTTGGATAGTCCATTGAAAAGATCAAAGATTCCACGTATATCTAAAAATTGCAACGATCATGTTGGATGGGTTGAATTTTAA
- the LOC110879826 gene encoding uncharacterized protein LOC110879826 isoform X2, whose amino-acid sequence MDISDDFVDIYEEDQPAKKLGFDAMTPKKNQICSPMKDSPKTDSGSVEIISYGQYFSPFKSEMHREVIEQNIEKQAKRKHALLTWKWDEVIDITQSEDSNGQKDDSKAKQQDDLESELSDTADSLDSPLKRSKIPRISKNCNDHVGWVEF is encoded by the exons ATGGATATCTCGGATGACTTCGTGGACATTTATGAAGAAGATCAGCCTGCAAAGAAA CTGGGTTTTGATGCAATGACACCGAAGAAGAATCAAATATGCAGCCCAATGAAAGATTCTCCGAAG ACGGACAGTGGAAGTGTAGAGATCATTTCATATGGACAGTATTTTAGTCCATTCAAATCTGAAATGCATAGGGAGGTTATTGAACAG AACATAGAAAAGCAAGCTAAAAGAAAGCATGCGCTCCTAACTTGGAAATGGGATGAGGTCATTGATATTACCCAAAGTGAAGATTCGAATGGTCAGAAAGATGATTCTAAGGCAAAACAACAAGATGATTTGGAGTCTGAGTTAAGTGATACAGCAGACTCTTTGGATAGTCCATTGAAAAGATCAAAGATTCCACGTATATCTAAAAATTGCAACGATCATGTTGGATGGGTTGAATTTTAA